Genomic DNA from Halalkalicoccus tibetensis:
AATCAGACATCGGGACCGCCAATACGATGCGCGAACGCTCGAATGAAAGCCGGATCAAACTCTGGCTGGTCCTTAACGGGAGCCGCCCTCTTGTAACGGGACTCCTTGCAGTGGGCTTTTTCGTCTCCTTTGTCGGTATTGGAGCCCTATTCATTCCGAACTTCGAGTCGACGCTCCGCTCCGACGACATGATCAACTACATGTTCTCGACGATGATCAGCGCGATCATCACCGGGACGACGCTGGTCGTCACGATCAGCCAGCTCGTGATTTCCCAAGAGAACGGCCCGCTAGGCGAACAGCGAGAACGAATGAGCAACACGATGGACTTTCGGGAGTATACCGAGGAGATGATCGGCTCGCCGAGCCCCGCCGACCCATCAGCGTTCCTGCATGATATTGTCAACCTGAGCGAGCGTCAGGCTAAGCTATTACGTGAGTCGATTACCGACAATGACGATGAGCAGCTCAAGGCCAAGGTCGACGAGTATACTGAGAGTCTGATCGGCAATGCCCAAGAGGTTCAAGATCAACTGGATGGTGCGAGCTTTGGCTCGTTTGACGTCGTCACCGCTTCGCTCAACTACAATTACGGAACCAAGATTTTTCATCTGGAGCGCATCGCAAACGACCATCCTGATAGCCTTTCCGACGAGGATATGACGCTCCTTGATGAGCTGAAGTCGACACTATCGATGTTCGGGCCGGCGCGTGAACACATCAAAACGCTGTATTTTGAGTGGGCGCTGATTGATCTCTCACAGCTGATCCTGTACGTCTCAGTGCCAGCATTACTTGTCGCGGGCAGCATGCTTGGATTTTATAGTGGGATTTCGTTCCCGAACACAACCGTTGGGGTGAACAATTCGATTCTTATTGTCGGTGCGGCGTTCACCGTTACACTATTGCCGTTTTTCTTACTTATCTCATATATTGCACGGGTGGCAACAGTCGCTAAACGGACTCTTGCCATTGGCCCGCTTATCCTTCGAGAATCCGCACGGTGAACTACACCCTATCCTACTCGCTTACGACGTTTGCAGCTCGCTTCTTGAGGGAGGGCTTCCTGTTTTCACAACGCGCTTTGTAGACACCACATGAATGTTCAGAGGGAGCGCAGTCTCCATAGGTATTGAATCGGAGTAAATCACTCTCCTTGATCGAATCCTCACTGTTCCGCAAAAACTCCCGATCGGCTTCGGTTAGGATCCCGTTGATCGCGGAGAGGCGATGATCGAGGAGATCGCTGAGGACGCTAGTATCGAGCCCAATGAGTACGACGCGAAGGTTGTCATGGACGATGACGTCAGGTCGGCGATCCTCGCTCATACAGAGCTACGATACGGTTTGTGTTGTTGGCCTCTCTGAGCAGCGGTCAGTCTCACGGATCCTCTTCGGCTCACTCGCCGAACGGATCGCGACCCAGGTAGGAGGTAGCGCGAGGAGGCGATTGAGAAGACCGCGATGAGCGAGATCAAGATAGTGATCGTCGCGAGCGTGAACCCGATCTCGGCGACACTGTCGAGCCCGCCGGCGGCGAGCATCGCGAGCATGAAGACGAGGTAGATGTCCTGGACGATCAGCACGCCGACGTCGATCTTTCCGGGGAGAGCGGTGATCTCGTCCTTGTCGGTGAGGATCTTCACGATGATCGGCGTTGCGCCGAAGACGGTCACGAGCGCGATGATGATCGTCTCGATAAAGGTGAAGCCAAGGACCCACGCAACCGCAAACGCGAGCGCGGTCTGGAGGATCGTCTGCCAGACGGCGATGTTGATGATCGGGCGCAGGATCTCCTTAACGTCGTCGAGCCGCATCTTGATGCCCAGCAGAAAGAGCAAAAAGCCCAGCCCGAGCTCGGCCATCAGCTCGACAAGTCCCTCCTCGGTGACGACATCGAGGAAGACGGGACCGAGGATGATCCCGGTAAGAATATAGGCGATGATCGTCGGCTGGCCCGTCTGCTTCGCGAGAAAGCCGATGACTGTCGCCGTGACGATGATGATGGCGAAATCGGCGGCGAGGGCAATCTGGGTAACCATCCAGTCTCTATCCGTTTAACGACAGGTGATAGAGAACAAAACTGTTTTGCACTCCATTAAGGGGTTCATACAGTCATACAGGATGGACGTATATTTTTGGTGCTGTAATCCTGTTCAGATCTTCCGGAGAACTGCGTTCAGCTTATCGTGTGTCTCATCCGTGCCAATAACCATGAGTCGATCGCCAGCTTTGAAGTCGAAATCATCACCGGGAACGGAATCGATTTCCCCATCACGATCGACCCCTAGTATCTTGACCCCCGTTTTTCGCTCCATATCGCTCTTATTCATATGTTGGATTGGTGAATTTTCAGTGATGGCGTACCACTCGATGTGTTCTCCGCGTGCAGTTTCTTCGGAAAGCCTCGCCGCGACGGGTTGGTAGTAGGCGCCCACCAGAAAGAGGCCCAGTGTTCGTGCCTGTGGATCGGTCAACTCCATCACTTCCTCGTAGTCCTCGCTGGGATCGTCCCGGCAAAACACTTGACGACTACCATTTGATTGGATGACCACCGCGATACTGCGATCTTCGTTGAGATACATCTCGTATCTTTTCCCGACACCGGGAAGCGTCGTTTCCTCGATTTCAAACGGCATGACTCGGTATTTGTGTGGGACCCATTTACAGTCTTCTCCGGTAATTACTCAAGGGTTTAAATCGAACACGAGTGCCTCTCCCCTGGCTTTGTTTTCAAGTCGTCTTCCCTGTTGCTACTACGGCCTTGTTTGCGTGGTTCGCTCTCGTGGTCTATTCTCGTCGATGGGGCGCTATCCGCTCGAGATCACTCGTCGTCGATCCCAGTCGGGTGGATATAGAAAAGAGAGGTAGACTCGAACGGATGTTCCTGAGCTACACTCTTCTACATGCTAAAACCGCAGTTGAGGGAAATGGTATTTCAGGCATAAACTCTTGTTTCAGCGTAGATTAAATAAATGATCAACACAGAACGTAGATCATGAGTGGAGAGGAGGGGGAACTCGCCCGTAACCTCGGCTTTCTCGAGGCGATGACGATGGGAGGCGGGACGATGATTGGTGCGGGGATCTTTATACTCCCGGGGATCGCTGCGGAGGGTGCCGGACCGGCGAGCTCGATCTCGTTCGCGATTGCCGGACTCGTTGCACTGTTCGCGGCGGTCTCACTGGCAGAACTGGCAACCGGGATGCCGATTGCCGGTGGGAGCTACCACTACGTCAACCGCGCGCTCGGGAGCTTCTTTGGCAGCATCGTCGGCTGGGGGATGTGGACTGGGCTGATGTTCGCGAGTGCCTTCTACATGATCGGATTCGGCCAGTACCTCGTTGATCCGGTCCCCTTTCTCGACGGACGGGTCCTCATCATCCTATTTGGCCTCCTCGGACTCTCCTTTCTCGTCGGCGTCAACTACTACGGCACCGAGGAGTCGAGCACCTTCCAGAACGTGATGATCGGGAGCGAGACGGTCATCATCCTCATCTACCTCACCGTCGGCGTGTTCTTCGTCAAGCCCGCCAACCTCGATCCGTTCGCGCCAACGGGTCCGAGTGGCATCATCGCGACCACGGGGCTGGTGTTCGTCACGTTCCTTGGCTTCGAGATCATCGCCACCGTCGCCGAGGAGGTCAAGAATCCTGGGAGGAACATCCCGCTGACGATGATTCTCTCGGTGGTCTCAGTGTCAATCCTCTACGTAGTCGTCATGGTGATTAGCACCGGGGTCGTCCCGTACGACCAACTCGGCGAGTCGCTGGTCCCGGTCTCCGATGTCGCGGAGATCTCGATGGGGTTCGCGGGCGTGGTCGCGATCGTCGCCTCCGCGGTGATCGCGGCGATTTCGAGCTCGAACTCCTCGATCCTCGCGGCCGCGCGCGTCGTGATCCGACGTGCCGACCCTGACGGCTACGAGCCCGACTTCGAGGTTCCCGGCGCGCTGTATCCGGCAGTGCCGGTGCTGGGTGTGATCCTGTCGGTCGTCATCATCACGCAGATGGAGCCGGTCGTAATCGCCATCGGGCTGGGGATCGTCGCGCTCGGCGCCCTCTGGTACGTCCTCTACGTCAGAAACAGGGACATCGACGAGAGCCTCATGGGCGAGGCGATTGTCCCTGCCGAGAGAGGGAGGCCGAGCGGCGCGGGCGGTCCAAACGGGGCGACGGACGCCTACCGGGTCGTCGTCCCGATCGCGAACCCCGGAACCCAGAAGGGGCTATTGAGGCTCGCCGCCGCCAGCGCCCATACCCACTCCGAGGTCGAAACCCCGGAGATTGTCGCCGTCAACGTCCTCCAGGTCCCCTCACAGACCTCCCTCGAGCAGAAGCTCCAGTTCGAGGAAGAACATGTCGAGACCCAGCGCCAGTTGCTCGAGAGCGCCCGGGACGCAGCCACGGATATGGACGTCACCCTCAGAACCCGTGCGATTGTCGGACCAGATCCTCATCGGTTCGCACAAACCGGCGAACAGACGCCAACACGTCTTCGGGTCGAAGCTTGACATTGTGCTCAAGAACGCACCGTGTGAGGTCTCGATGGTTGACCTCAAGAGCGAAGAGATCGGCACGCCTGTGGCACTCGCCGGTCCCGGCCCGCACGCACCAGTGGCCGCTCGCCGGGCCTCCGAGTTCGCGACGATCGACGGGACAATGCCAACTCTACTGAATGTCCAGCACCCCGAGAACGAGGACACGGACGAACCCGATCCTGTCGAACGGGGCGAAGAAGTGATTGTAGAGATGGCCGAACGGGCGGGGCTGGAACCAGACGAGTACGAGAGCGAAGTCCTCGTCCATGATGACATCAAGTCCGCAATTCTCGGGACGGTCGATGATTACGATACAGTTTGTGCTGGGGTCTCCACACAGATATCCGCCACGCAGATCCTGTTTGGGTCGCTCGCAGAGCAGATCGAGCAGCAGACGGCCGGTAACGTCGTAATGGTGCGCGGTTCGTACGAGACTCATCCGTCCATCCGGGAAGCGATCGCCGAACGGCTCACGGCCTGACTCCACGGGATGGACGGACTGCCGCGGTCGGGAATGAGACTTCCGCTATCCATCTTGGCGATACTGTATGCAAATACGAAGGCCTTGTTCGTAAGATCAACAACGAATTCAGCGGACGCCCTCTCACGAATACTTGGCCGATTTCTCCCCTCGTCGAGCTCCGCCCGCTTAAGAGTGAGAAACGGTCTCTGATTGAACCGCGTCATGCGTTCCATTTCCTCACTGAGGGTCAGCGTCGAGACCACCTCTTCTCGCCTCGAGGCATCGGGCACCCCTCTTCTATCCCATCTTATTTGATCTATACATTGAAATAGAAAATTATCTATATCCGAAATTTAAATGTATAATATATATACCCACTGCGGATGATATAATTGTCATAATTCTAACGCATATTGCTTAGTACTGTTGGTTATTCTGACGAATTCCAGTCCCCACCCAGTTCTGTCCGGTTAAAAGTAAGAAATGATCCGCGGTTAAATTGTGTTACTCGTCCTGTTTCCTCACTCAGCGTCACGGTTGAGATAACATTTTCTCGTTTCGACGTGTCTAAGGCACTCATATGGCGTGCACCCATCCAGGCCTCATAGTCGCTCGCAGTGACTGTTTCTGGGTTGATCTGCTCCGGAGAAACATCTCTGAATCGCACCATTTGCTCGTGAATCACACCGTCTACACTGACAACAACCGCCCCATCACTGGTCAAAGCAACTTCTTTTGCAGTCTCGTACAGCGCATCTAAATCCCCAAGAACGTCGTTAGACTGCTCTAGTGGCCATTGATTGCTGCCCATCGGATCCGCGAACTCATCGATTGATCGTCCAGTAACAACTGCGATATAGAGCCCCGGACCTTTTGCATATTTATCATCCCACTGATTGAATTCGACACTGATGCTCTCAAGTGTATAAAAAAGACGATCAAGGATTTCTTGTACACGACGGTGAGTCTCGTATTCGATTCGAAGAGCAGAGGTAGTCACAATTGCAGAGACGGAGTAGACTGACATAATGGCTGGGTATGGAATGACATTTATATAATTGATATGATATCATCTTGTAGGTAATGGTATAATACGCGCGATTAGACTCTCGAATTGCCATTTTATAGGATGAATATTGTAGAGAACTCGCTCATTAGCCCTGTGGTGACCCCTGCAACAGTTCACTACTATGAGGCTCTGCCGAATAAAAATCATATTGTATTTAATAGGATTGCTCTGAGGTCTGTTCTTAACCAAGACTGTGAAAACGTGTTGTTATAGGAAACCGCACGGCGGAAAGAGGGTTTCAACAAAATCTATTATGACTATATCTGATTTATACTCGATGTTGCTCTTCGGTGGGACCACCCTCAATAGATGAGATCACTAATGTCGGGAAAGCCAAACGACAAAGAGTGGTTTTAGCAGGATCTCATACGGTGTTTCATAGCAGCGAACGATCTGTCCCATTAATACAGGATACACTAACCTAAACTCCGTAGATGACATGAGCGGTCCTGCAGATACCTCATTTGCGAAGAATTTTCCATGGTACTTATACCGTGTGAGACGGTAGAGAATTGCATGACTTATTTTTGGATAGTATCACAGACCCAAGGAAGATCGACGGTAGTGTATGAATCTCCCTAAGATCAATGGTACTGCATGAACCAATATCGGTCAGCAGTCCTTTCTTCCGAGACCAGGTTAGAATCGTTAGTGGTTGCCAGAGAAGAGATCAAATGAATGAGTAGCGACGAAGAGCTCGCAAAGGACCTTGGACCACTTGCCGCCCTAACAATTGGAATTGGGACGATGGTCGGTGCCGGTATCTTCGTCCTGCCTGGAACTGCCGTCGCGCGAGCGGGACCACTCGCCACAGTGACGTTTGTTCTCGGTGGGATCATTGCACTGTTCACGGCACTGTCTGCCTCAGAGCTCGGTACTGCAATGCCAAAATCAGGTGGTGCGTACTTCTACATCAATCGCGCCCTTGGGCCACTATTCGGGTCGATCAGTGGATGGGCTAACTGGTTAGGGCTAGCGTTCGCCTCCGCATTTTACATGTATGGATTCGGTGAGTACGTCAACACACTCATCGGAGTTCCTGGAATTACACTCGGACCAATTGTGCTTGAGGCAGCCCAGCTCATCGGACTGGCCGGTGCACTGCTTTTTATTGGTATCAACTATTTTGGCGCTAAGGAAAC
This window encodes:
- a CDS encoding amino acid permease; this encodes MSGEEGELARNLGFLEAMTMGGGTMIGAGIFILPGIAAEGAGPASSISFAIAGLVALFAAVSLAELATGMPIAGGSYHYVNRALGSFFGSIVGWGMWTGLMFASAFYMIGFGQYLVDPVPFLDGRVLIILFGLLGLSFLVGVNYYGTEESSTFQNVMIGSETVIILIYLTVGVFFVKPANLDPFAPTGPSGIIATTGLVFVTFLGFEIIATVAEEVKNPGRNIPLTMILSVVSVSILYVVVMVISTGVVPYDQLGESLVPVSDVAEISMGFAGVVAIVASAVIAAISSSNSSILAAARVVIRRADPDGYEPDFEVPGALYPAVPVLGVILSVVIITQMEPVVIAIGLGIVALGALWYVLYVRNRDIDESLMGEAIVPAERGRPSGAGGPNGATDAYRVVVPIANPGTQKGLLRLAAASAHTHSEVETPEIVAVNVLQVPSQTSLEQKLQFEEEHVETQRQLLESARDAATDMDVTLRTRAIVGPDPHRFAQTGEQTPTRLRVEA
- a CDS encoding diadenylate cyclase produces the protein MSVYSVSAIVTTSALRIEYETHRRVQEILDRLFYTLESISVEFNQWDDKYAKGPGLYIAVVTGRSIDEFADPMGSNQWPLEQSNDVLGDLDALYETAKEVALTSDGAVVVSVDGVIHEQMVRFRDVSPEQINPETVTASDYEAWMGARHMSALDTSKRENVISTVTLSEETGRVTQFNRGSFLTFNRTELGGDWNSSE
- a CDS encoding cation:proton antiporter regulatory subunit → MPFEIEETTLPGVGKRYEMYLNEDRSIAVVIQSNGSRQVFCRDDPSEDYEEVMELTDPQARTLGLFLVGAYYQPVAARLSEETARGEHIEWYAITENSPIQHMNKSDMERKTGVKILGVDRDGEIDSVPGDDFDFKAGDRLMVIGTDETHDKLNAVLRKI